One segment of Leeia aquatica DNA contains the following:
- a CDS encoding GntR family transcriptional regulator: MKTADDSTLQDQTYRTLRQWLTVGRFLPGERLKIRQMSAELGVGEMPVRAALQRLAAEHAVVNVPHCGVTVPQLSRAQFADVLQVRLLLEGEAAERGAHRLSDAELQTLQQLSEQMATALTIPDAKAYLDANERFHLILYRASGSPLLLELIETVWLQVGPISNQLFDDPDFAKRLNDAHSDVMLALHKRDSSAVRRAIERDLFYAGQYLQSRCS, encoded by the coding sequence ATGAAAACGGCCGACGACAGCACGCTGCAGGATCAGACCTACCGTACGCTACGCCAGTGGCTGACGGTAGGCCGCTTCTTGCCGGGGGAGCGCCTGAAGATCCGCCAGATGTCCGCAGAGCTGGGGGTGGGCGAAATGCCGGTGCGCGCCGCGCTGCAGCGCCTGGCTGCTGAACATGCGGTGGTCAATGTGCCGCATTGTGGCGTGACGGTACCGCAGCTGTCGCGCGCCCAGTTTGCCGATGTGCTACAGGTGCGGTTATTGCTGGAAGGTGAAGCTGCCGAGCGGGGCGCGCACCGGCTGAGCGATGCCGAGCTGCAAACCTTGCAGCAGCTCTCGGAGCAGATGGCCACCGCACTGACCATCCCGGATGCCAAGGCCTATCTGGATGCCAACGAACGTTTTCACCTGATTCTCTATCGTGCTAGCGGCTCCCCGCTGCTGCTGGAACTGATCGAAACCGTGTGGCTGCAGGTCGGCCCGATTTCCAACCAGCTGTTTGACGACCCCGACTTTGCCAAACGCCTGAATGACGCCCACAGCGATGTCATGCTGGCGCTGCACAAGCGCGACAGCAGCGCAGTCCGCCGTGCCATTGAGCGCGATCTCTTTTACGCCGGACAATACTTGCAATCGCGTTGTAGCTGA
- a CDS encoding DUF817 domain-containing protein yields MLNRLDHFLLNPPLLPQLSGWRRGVIEFLFFGLKEARSCLFAGLFFSMVLLVPRSDLFGWHRYDVLLAGAVLIQALMLVLKLETLDELKAVCLFHVLGFGLEVFKTSGHIASWSYPDAGWSKLFGVPLFAGFMYAAVGSYILQAWYLFGLRFRHHPPYWMATLVALLIYANFFTHHYIMDFRGYLAMLIIGLYARATVIFRPYDRERSMPLLLSFVLIGFFIWLAENISTFLHIWAYPHQLGGWSAVHVGKWGSWSLLVIMTFTIITHLQHHRRSVHVPE; encoded by the coding sequence ATGCTGAACCGACTTGACCATTTTCTGCTCAATCCACCACTGCTGCCGCAGTTGTCAGGCTGGCGGCGTGGTGTGATCGAGTTTTTATTTTTTGGTCTCAAGGAGGCCCGCTCATGCCTGTTTGCAGGGCTGTTTTTCAGCATGGTACTGCTGGTGCCACGAAGTGATTTGTTTGGCTGGCACCGCTATGATGTCCTGCTGGCGGGGGCAGTGCTGATTCAGGCTTTGATGCTGGTGCTAAAGCTGGAAACCCTGGACGAGCTCAAAGCCGTTTGCCTGTTTCATGTGCTCGGCTTTGGGCTGGAAGTGTTCAAGACATCGGGTCATATTGCGTCATGGAGCTACCCGGATGCGGGCTGGAGCAAATTGTTTGGTGTACCACTGTTTGCGGGCTTCATGTACGCTGCCGTGGGAAGTTACATCCTTCAGGCCTGGTATTTGTTCGGTTTGCGCTTTCGTCATCACCCGCCCTACTGGATGGCCACGCTGGTAGCGCTGCTGATCTATGCCAATTTCTTCACCCATCATTACATCATGGATTTTCGCGGCTATCTGGCCATGTTGATCATTGGCCTCTATGCCCGTGCCACGGTCATTTTCCGGCCTTATGACCGTGAGCGCAGCATGCCGCTGTTGCTGAGCTTTGTGTTGATCGGTTTCTTCATCTGGCTGGCCGAAAACATCAGCACCTTTCTGCACATCTGGGCCTACCCTCACCAGCTGGGGGGCTGGTCTGCTGTGCACGTGGGTAAATGGGGCTCCTGGTCGCTGCTGGTGATCATGACCTTTACCATCATCACCCATCTGCAACATCACCGCCGCTCGGTACATGTGCCGGAATGA
- a CDS encoding Lrp/AsnC family transcriptional regulator, with product MQNPQRLDRTDIAILHQMQQNARVTHAELARTVHLSTTPCFNRVKRIENLGIIRQQVTLLNPEVLGLRLNVFINVSLKQQDERTIQEFEAAIADRPEVMECYLMTGDADYLLRVVVPDTPALERFILGHLSRISAIASIRSSFALKQVRYKTALPLPQHGLTLPDLDAAPTEWL from the coding sequence ATGCAGAACCCGCAACGGCTGGATCGTACCGACATTGCCATCCTGCACCAGATGCAGCAAAACGCACGCGTGACGCACGCGGAACTGGCGCGTACCGTTCACCTGTCGACCACCCCCTGTTTCAACCGGGTCAAGCGCATTGAAAACCTGGGCATCATCCGTCAGCAAGTAACCCTGCTGAACCCGGAGGTGCTGGGGCTTCGCCTCAATGTGTTCATCAATGTGTCGTTGAAGCAGCAGGATGAGCGCACGATTCAGGAATTTGAGGCGGCCATCGCCGACCGGCCAGAAGTGATGGAGTGCTACTTGATGACGGGCGATGCGGACTATCTGCTGCGGGTGGTGGTACCGGACACCCCGGCGCTGGAGCGTTTCATCCTCGGGCACCTCAGTCGTATCAGTGCCATCGCCAGCATCCGCTCCAGCTTTGCGCTGAAGCAGGTTCGCTACAAAACCGCCTTGCCACTGCCGCAGCATGGGCTGACCTTGCCGGATCTGGACGCAGCGCCGACTGAGTGGCTGTAA
- the mdeB gene encoding alpha-ketoglutarate dehydrogenase, giving the protein MNNITPPFLWHTVHQQDPDPVETAEWREALESLLQASGSQRVHDIMDMLTELARQPHIGWQPPRGTPYLNSIAVEQQPAFPGDLAIEERLASIMRWNALAMVVRANAAYGELGGHIASYASAADLFEVGFNHFFRAAYPNGGDDLVFFQPHSAPGVYARAFLEGRLSEAQLGYYRQELSAQQQGTQGLSSYPHPWLMPDFWQFPTGSMGLGPISSIYQARFMRYLSHRQLLDTRGRKVWGVFGDGEMDEPESMSALTLAAREQLDNLIWVVNCNLQRLDGPVRGNGRIIDELETLFTGAGWHVIKLVWGSDWDGLFARDHAGALTRAFAHTVDGQLQTFAAKDGRYNREHFFGQNPELAALAQGLTDEQIDRLKRGGHDLVKIHAAYHAAMQTEGCPTVILAHTKKGYGMGEAGQGRMTTHQQKKLERDDLIAYRNRFNLPLTDEQAASLTLVRPAADSPEMQYLHARRRELGGALPARRTQADVIAVPPLAQYGQFALQAGGKEMSTTMAFVRMLSSLLKERPLGQRIVPIVADEARTFGMANLFKQIGIYSSAGQQYEPEDIGSVLSYREALDGQILEEGISEAGAISSWTAAATSYSVHGLAMLPFYIYYSMFGFQRIGDLIWAAADQRARGFLLGATSGRTTLGGEGLQHQDGSSVMQAAAIPNCKVYDPCFAGELAVILDHGMRQMMEQQQDVFYYLTVMNESYAQPDLPEAAAQNVIKGMYRFTHLSVPEARGKVRLLGSGAILREVIAAASLLQQEWQVEVEVWSVTSFAELSREAQEVERWNRLHPQDEARVAHVSQCLQGEAPVIAATDYVRAWPMLIASYLRAPYTVLGTDGFGRSDTRLELRQFFEVDRHQIVLAALQSLRQQGRCDAALCQQAIERYGITSEREAPWHR; this is encoded by the coding sequence ATGAACAACATTACCCCTCCCTTTCTGTGGCATACCGTGCACCAGCAGGACCCGGACCCTGTAGAGACCGCAGAATGGCGTGAGGCCCTCGAAAGCCTGCTGCAAGCCTCCGGCAGCCAGCGGGTACATGACATCATGGACATGCTGACCGAGCTGGCTCGGCAGCCGCATATTGGCTGGCAGCCACCGCGTGGCACCCCCTACCTGAACAGCATTGCTGTAGAGCAACAGCCTGCATTTCCGGGCGATCTGGCCATCGAAGAGCGGCTGGCGTCGATCATGCGCTGGAATGCGCTGGCGATGGTGGTGCGTGCCAATGCAGCCTACGGTGAGCTGGGTGGGCATATCGCCAGCTACGCCAGTGCGGCAGACTTGTTTGAGGTGGGGTTCAACCATTTCTTCCGCGCGGCCTATCCCAATGGGGGGGACGATCTGGTGTTTTTCCAGCCGCACTCCGCTCCCGGCGTGTACGCCCGGGCCTTTCTGGAAGGACGGCTCAGTGAGGCGCAGCTGGGTTACTACCGGCAGGAACTGTCTGCCCAACAACAGGGCACACAAGGCTTGAGCAGTTACCCCCATCCGTGGCTGATGCCGGATTTCTGGCAGTTCCCCACCGGCTCGATGGGCCTGGGGCCGATCAGCTCCATTTATCAGGCCCGCTTCATGCGCTACCTGAGTCACCGGCAACTGCTGGATACCCGAGGGCGCAAGGTGTGGGGGGTGTTTGGCGATGGCGAAATGGACGAGCCGGAGAGCATGAGTGCGCTCACCCTGGCGGCCCGTGAGCAACTGGATAACCTGATCTGGGTGGTGAATTGCAATCTGCAGCGGCTGGATGGCCCGGTGCGGGGCAATGGCCGCATCATTGACGAGCTGGAAACCCTGTTCACCGGTGCGGGCTGGCACGTGATCAAGCTGGTGTGGGGCTCCGACTGGGATGGTCTGTTCGCACGTGACCATGCCGGGGCCTTGACCCGTGCGTTTGCCCATACCGTGGATGGTCAGTTGCAGACGTTTGCGGCCAAGGATGGCCGTTACAACCGTGAGCACTTCTTTGGACAAAACCCGGAACTGGCTGCACTGGCGCAAGGCCTCACCGATGAGCAGATCGACCGGCTGAAGCGCGGCGGGCATGATCTGGTGAAGATTCATGCCGCCTATCATGCCGCCATGCAGACCGAAGGTTGCCCAACCGTGATCCTTGCCCATACCAAGAAAGGCTACGGCATGGGCGAGGCCGGTCAAGGTCGCATGACCACCCACCAGCAGAAGAAGCTGGAGCGGGATGACCTGATTGCCTATCGCAACCGCTTCAACCTGCCGCTGACCGATGAGCAAGCCGCCAGCCTGACCTTGGTGCGCCCAGCGGCAGATAGTCCGGAAATGCAGTATCTGCATGCTCGCCGTCGCGAGCTGGGTGGTGCATTGCCGGCAAGGCGAACCCAGGCAGACGTGATTGCGGTGCCACCGCTGGCGCAGTATGGTCAATTTGCACTGCAAGCCGGTGGCAAGGAAATGAGCACCACCATGGCTTTCGTGCGCATGCTGTCCAGCTTGCTCAAGGAACGCCCACTCGGGCAGCGTATCGTACCGATTGTGGCTGACGAAGCGCGCACCTTTGGCATGGCAAACCTGTTCAAGCAGATTGGCATTTATTCCAGCGCCGGTCAGCAGTATGAGCCGGAAGACATTGGCTCGGTGCTGAGCTACCGTGAGGCGCTGGACGGGCAGATTCTGGAAGAAGGCATCAGCGAAGCGGGCGCCATCAGCAGCTGGACCGCTGCCGCCACCAGTTATTCCGTGCATGGCCTGGCCATGCTGCCCTTTTACATCTACTACTCGATGTTTGGCTTCCAGCGCATTGGTGACCTGATCTGGGCTGCAGCAGACCAGCGCGCTCGCGGTTTCCTGCTGGGAGCAACCTCGGGACGTACCACGCTGGGTGGCGAAGGCTTGCAACATCAGGATGGCAGCAGCGTGATGCAGGCCGCAGCCATACCCAATTGCAAGGTCTATGACCCCTGCTTTGCTGGTGAACTGGCCGTGATTCTGGATCACGGCATGCGACAGATGATGGAGCAACAGCAAGACGTATTCTATTACCTGACGGTGATGAACGAGAGCTACGCCCAGCCAGACCTGCCTGAAGCAGCCGCGCAGAATGTGATCAAGGGCATGTACCGCTTTACCCACCTCTCCGTGCCGGAGGCGCGCGGCAAGGTGCGCCTGCTCGGCTCCGGAGCCATCCTGCGGGAAGTGATCGCCGCCGCCAGTTTGCTGCAGCAGGAATGGCAGGTGGAGGTGGAGGTGTGGAGCGTGACCAGCTTTGCCGAGCTGTCACGCGAGGCCCAGGAAGTGGAGCGCTGGAACCGCCTGCATCCGCAGGATGAGGCACGCGTCGCACATGTCTCACAATGCCTGCAGGGGGAGGCGCCAGTCATCGCTGCCACCGACTACGTCCGAGCCTGGCCCATGCTGATTGCCAGTTACTTGCGCGCACCCTATACGGTATTGGGGACCGATGGCTTTGGCCGCAGTGATACCCGGCTTGAGCTGCGCCAGTTCTTTGAAGTGGATCGCCACCAGATTGTGCTGGCTGCCCTCCAGAGCCTGCGACAACAAGGCCGTTGCGATGCGGCCCTGTGCCAGCAGGCCATCGAACGCTATGGCATTACCAGTGAGCGCGAGGCCCCCTGGCATCGCTAA
- a CDS encoding TfoX/Sxy family protein, translated as MAVDPVLADEIRGLLSGEPGVDEKKMFGGLCWMWHGHMLCCISKDGRYLFRVGPAQQAEALARPGATVMVHGGRTITGFIWVEATPARAYGLALWLALARHFVGSLPPK; from the coding sequence ATGGCCGTAGACCCAGTACTGGCAGACGAGATCAGGGGGCTGTTGTCCGGTGAGCCTGGGGTCGATGAGAAAAAGATGTTTGGCGGGCTATGCTGGATGTGGCACGGGCATATGCTGTGCTGCATCAGTAAAGACGGGCGTTACCTGTTTCGGGTCGGACCCGCACAGCAGGCTGAAGCTTTGGCCCGGCCCGGTGCGACAGTCATGGTGCATGGTGGCCGAACCATAACCGGCTTCATCTGGGTGGAGGCCACCCCTGCCAGGGCCTATGGCCTGGCACTGTGGCTGGCCTTGGCCCGCCACTTTGTGGGCAGCTTGCCACCCAAGTAG
- a CDS encoding DUF2306 domain-containing protein: MRLAGKILLYFLSIGVAGYAVVAYTAFPIGSLVHPDMLRSFQAHRIEVYAHIFTSAVALLLGPLQFSQALRARKPALHRWLGRAYLGLGVLPGGLAGLLIARNAYGGMLSTLGFAALAIAWLYSGLRAYLAIRQRDIGTHRRWMIRNFALTLAAVTLRCYLPLSMLTAIPFEQAYPVIAWLCWVPNLLIAERWLRRSNPH, from the coding sequence ATGCGTCTTGCGGGCAAAATCTTGCTGTACTTCTTGTCTATCGGTGTTGCCGGCTATGCCGTGGTCGCGTACACCGCGTTCCCGATCGGGAGCCTGGTGCATCCGGACATGTTGCGGAGTTTTCAGGCGCACCGCATTGAAGTGTATGCCCACATTTTTACGTCCGCAGTAGCGCTGTTACTGGGTCCGCTGCAGTTTTCCCAAGCCTTGCGAGCGCGGAAACCGGCGCTACATCGCTGGCTCGGACGGGCCTATCTGGGGCTCGGCGTCCTGCCCGGCGGGCTGGCCGGCTTGCTGATCGCACGTAACGCCTATGGCGGCATGCTCTCTACATTGGGGTTTGCCGCACTGGCCATCGCATGGCTATATAGCGGGCTGCGTGCCTATCTCGCCATTCGGCAGCGCGACATTGGCACACACCGTCGCTGGATGATACGCAATTTCGCGCTCACCCTGGCTGCTGTTACGCTGCGCTGCTACCTGCCGCTCAGCATGCTCACGGCCATTCCGTTTGAACAGGCTTACCCAGTGATTGCCTGGCTATGCTGGGTACCCAACCTGCTGATCGCGGAGCGGTGGCTACGCCGCAGCAACCCGCATTGA